From one Erythrobacter sp. HKB08 genomic stretch:
- the surE gene encoding 5'/3'-nucleotidase SurE, with product MRILLTNDDGINAPGFAVLEEIARTLSDDIWVCAPSEEQSGAGHSLTLNEPVRLRKHGERRYAVTGTPTDSVMLALRTVLKDAKPDLILSGVNRGANLGDDITYSGTVSAAMEGALAGIRSIALSQVLNREAEHEAFSAAREWGAKVLRPLLDLDFAERTLVNVNFPPKAADAVKGIRVVRQGFHDYSRGSVVEGRDPRGLKYYWFGLHAIEHTPDHGTDLEAIADGYISVTPLRPELTHESSLGTLSERFA from the coding sequence ATGCGCATCCTCCTGACCAATGACGACGGCATCAACGCCCCCGGCTTCGCGGTCCTCGAAGAGATCGCCCGCACGCTGAGCGACGATATCTGGGTCTGCGCCCCGTCGGAGGAACAGTCGGGTGCCGGTCACTCGCTGACGCTCAACGAGCCGGTTCGCCTGCGCAAGCATGGCGAGCGGCGCTATGCCGTCACCGGGACGCCGACCGACAGCGTGATGCTCGCGCTGCGGACCGTCCTGAAGGACGCGAAGCCCGACCTCATCCTCTCGGGTGTCAATCGCGGGGCAAACCTCGGCGACGACATCACCTATTCGGGTACGGTTTCGGCTGCGATGGAGGGCGCGCTTGCGGGCATCCGCTCGATCGCGCTGAGCCAGGTGCTGAACCGCGAGGCCGAGCACGAAGCCTTCTCCGCCGCGCGCGAGTGGGGCGCCAAGGTGCTTCGCCCGCTGCTCGACCTCGACTTTGCCGAGCGCACGCTGGTCAATGTGAATTTCCCGCCCAAGGCAGCCGACGCGGTGAAAGGCATTCGCGTCGTGCGGCAGGGCTTCCACGACTACTCGCGCGGCAGCGTGGTCGAGGGACGCGATCCGCGCGGGCTCAAATATTACTGGTTCGGCCTCCACGCGATCGAGCACACGCCCGATCACGGCACCGACCTCGAAGCGATTGCCGACGGTTATATTTCGGTGACGCCGCTGCGTCCGGAATTGACGCATGAATCCTCGCTCGGCACATTGAGCGAAAGGTTCGCCTGA
- a CDS encoding TrkA family potassium uptake protein → MSSSTDRIVPEKTARVVRGRSFKPLRRAVKVPVWGDLGIRLGLALFLVGIVVMIHWWDREGLVDNLDGEVSFLDVVYFTMISITTTGFGDIAPISDRARLVEAVIVTPIRFAVFFIFVGTAYNFIIKRSWEKWRMARIQEKLTNHIVVLGYGVSGSESVQELIDRGTDPSCIVVIDPSEERLVEAEKMGCNVMAADATRDETLEAVRIREADNVLVSAGRDDTSILIVLTVRHLAPHVPISVVVRADDNEFLARQAGANNVINPVRFTGLLLAGSAKGAHIADYLADLASVSGRVQLVERKITEEECGCSISELSSGGRGLRVYRGGKVLGFWEEECQNLLPGDVIVEIVPTVTGEEHGDGHNGSRG, encoded by the coding sequence ATGAGTAGCTCCACGGATCGCATCGTGCCGGAGAAGACTGCGCGCGTCGTTCGCGGCCGCAGCTTCAAGCCGCTGCGCCGCGCCGTGAAGGTGCCGGTCTGGGGCGATCTCGGCATTCGCCTGGGCCTTGCGCTGTTCCTCGTCGGCATCGTCGTGATGATCCACTGGTGGGATCGCGAAGGGCTGGTCGACAACCTTGATGGCGAGGTGAGCTTCCTCGACGTCGTCTACTTCACCATGATCTCGATCACCACGACCGGCTTCGGCGACATAGCGCCGATCAGCGACCGCGCGCGGTTGGTCGAGGCCGTCATCGTGACACCGATCCGCTTTGCCGTCTTTTTCATCTTCGTCGGCACGGCGTATAACTTCATCATCAAGCGCAGCTGGGAGAAATGGCGCATGGCCCGCATCCAGGAAAAGCTGACCAACCACATCGTGGTCCTGGGCTACGGCGTCTCCGGCTCGGAAAGCGTGCAGGAACTCATCGACCGGGGCACCGACCCGAGTTGCATCGTCGTGATCGACCCGAGCGAAGAGCGGCTGGTCGAGGCGGAAAAGATGGGCTGCAACGTCATGGCGGCCGACGCGACGCGTGACGAGACGCTGGAGGCGGTACGTATCCGCGAGGCGGACAATGTGCTCGTCTCGGCCGGGCGCGACGATACCTCGATCCTGATCGTGCTGACCGTCCGCCACCTCGCGCCGCATGTCCCGATCAGCGTGGTCGTGCGCGCCGACGACAACGAGTTTCTCGCTCGCCAGGCGGGCGCGAACAACGTCATCAACCCGGTTCGCTTCACCGGCCTCCTGCTCGCAGGCAGCGCCAAGGGGGCGCATATCGCGGACTACCTCGCCGACCTCGCTTCGGTGTCGGGCCGCGTGCAGTTGGTCGAGCGCAAGATCACCGAAGAGGAATGCGGCTGCTCCATCTCCGAGCTGAGCTCGGGCGGACGCGGCTTGCGGGTCTATCGCGGCGGCAAGGTGCTCGGCTTCTGGGAAGAAGAGTGCCAGAACCTGCTGCCCGGCGACGTGATTGTCGAGATCGTGCCCACCGTAACCGGCGAGGAGCACGGCGACGGGCATAACGGCTCGCGCGGCTGA
- a CDS encoding M23 family metallopeptidase, with protein sequence MKRLALLALAPILVAAGNPATETEHVVTEGETLGGIANRAGVPASVIAAANGLVEPYNVRVGKTLAIPRQRVHLVKEGETGFSIAVRYGVDFDLIAIANGLEEPYTIAPGQKLIIPAVVAAPQSAPQQARTEPYFRRPHDGATLLGFQRAGDKGHEGIDIAAQPGDMVRASASGSVVYAQEDSGRFGRLVVIDHGNGWRTRYGHLSRITVKLGDVVKTGERIGLAGSAGEATRTELHFDILKNNVPVDPAQKLPQR encoded by the coding sequence ATGAAACGTCTCGCTTTGCTCGCCCTCGCCCCGATACTCGTCGCGGCGGGCAATCCGGCAACCGAGACGGAGCATGTGGTGACCGAAGGCGAAACGCTCGGCGGGATCGCGAACCGTGCGGGCGTTCCCGCATCGGTGATCGCCGCGGCCAACGGCCTGGTCGAACCTTACAACGTGCGCGTCGGGAAGACGCTCGCGATACCGCGCCAGCGCGTACACCTCGTCAAGGAAGGCGAGACCGGCTTTTCCATCGCGGTCAGATACGGGGTCGATTTCGACCTCATCGCGATCGCGAACGGGCTGGAGGAGCCCTACACCATCGCGCCCGGCCAGAAGCTCATCATCCCTGCCGTGGTCGCCGCACCGCAGTCCGCGCCGCAGCAGGCCCGGACCGAGCCCTATTTCCGCCGCCCGCACGATGGCGCAACGCTGCTCGGCTTCCAGCGCGCGGGCGACAAGGGCCACGAAGGGATCGATATCGCCGCACAGCCCGGCGACATGGTGCGCGCCTCGGCTTCAGGCTCGGTCGTCTATGCGCAGGAGGATTCCGGCCGGTTCGGGCGGCTGGTGGTGATCGACCACGGAAACGGGTGGCGCACGCGATATGGCCACCTCTCGCGCATCACGGTGAAACTGGGCGATGTCGTGAAGACCGGCGAGCGCATCGGCCTTGCCGGAAGCGCGGGCGAAGCGACCCGCACCGAGCTCCATTTCGACATCCTCAAGAACAACGTGCCCGTTGACCCGGCGCAAAAGCTGCCGCAACGCTGA